A single Thermaerobacter sp. FW80 DNA region contains:
- a CDS encoding MIP/aquaporin family protein, with protein MSPFLGEVLGTAILILLGDGVVANVLLNRSKGQNGGWIVITTGWALAVAIAAYVTGHVSGAHINPAVTLGLAAIGQFPWSQVPSYIIAQFLGAFLGAVLVYLAYLPHWAVTDDAELKLAVFSTAPAVRSPGANLVTEIIGTAMLVLGVLGISHPANQLAGGLSPLLVGFLVWAIGLSLGGPTGYAINPARDLGPRMAHAVLPIPGKGGSDWGYAWIPVVGPVIGGILGALLFQTLFG; from the coding sequence GTGAGTCCGTTTCTCGGCGAGGTGCTCGGCACCGCCATCCTGATCCTGCTGGGCGACGGGGTCGTCGCCAACGTGCTGTTGAACCGGTCCAAGGGCCAGAACGGCGGGTGGATCGTCATCACCACGGGATGGGCGCTGGCCGTGGCGATCGCGGCGTACGTCACGGGGCACGTCAGCGGGGCCCACATCAATCCCGCCGTCACCCTGGGCCTGGCGGCCATCGGGCAGTTCCCGTGGTCCCAGGTGCCATCGTACATCATCGCCCAGTTCCTCGGCGCGTTCCTCGGGGCCGTGCTGGTCTACCTGGCGTACCTGCCGCACTGGGCCGTCACCGACGATGCCGAGCTCAAGCTGGCGGTGTTCTCCACGGCGCCGGCGGTGCGCAGTCCGGGAGCGAACCTGGTGACGGAGATCATCGGCACGGCGATGCTGGTCCTGGGCGTGCTGGGCATCAGCCACCCGGCGAACCAGCTGGCGGGCGGCCTGTCGCCGCTGCTGGTCGGCTTCCTGGTCTGGGCCATCGGCCTGTCCCTGGGCGGGCCGACGGGATACGCCATCAACCCGGCCCGCGACCTCGGGCCGCGCATGGCCCACGCCGTCCTCCCGATCCCGGGCAAGGGCGGCTCCGACTGGGGCTATGCCTGGATTCCCGTGGTGGGGCCGGTGATCGGCGGCATCCTGGGCGCCCTGCTGTTCCAGACCCTGTTCGGCTGA